A genomic stretch from Shewanella woodyi ATCC 51908 includes:
- the paaC gene encoding 1,2-phenylacetyl-CoA epoxidase subunit PaaC — protein MNANLLKYVTGLADDSMVLSQRLSQWCSHGPTLEEDIALTNVALDYLGRARMFYQYAAELEGLGRSEDDFAMWRSEREYSNLLINELPNGDFAFTLVRQWLLDEFYQLYLSSLLLSTDKTLTSIAAKAIKETGYHLIRSRQWLDVLANGTDESRQRINDALDEIIGYIPELFTNTDAEKALPDIAVSRAELEPLWQQQIAQFCEQIGLVFPEVQWQVTGGREGVHSEHLGYLLTEMQCLARSHPTAKW, from the coding sequence ATGAATGCGAATTTGTTGAAATATGTCACCGGACTAGCTGACGATAGCATGGTACTCAGCCAACGACTCTCTCAATGGTGCAGTCACGGACCCACACTGGAAGAGGATATTGCATTAACCAATGTCGCCCTTGATTACCTCGGGCGTGCAAGGATGTTTTATCAATACGCTGCCGAATTAGAAGGGCTAGGACGCTCAGAAGATGACTTTGCCATGTGGCGTTCGGAACGTGAATATTCCAATTTATTGATCAATGAACTGCCTAATGGCGACTTTGCTTTTACTTTAGTGCGCCAGTGGCTATTAGATGAGTTTTATCAACTCTATCTGTCCTCATTACTATTAAGTACCGATAAGACACTGACATCCATTGCAGCAAAAGCAATAAAAGAGACTGGCTATCACCTTATTCGTAGCCGTCAGTGGCTTGATGTTCTGGCCAATGGCACCGATGAAAGTCGTCAAAGAATCAATGATGCGTTGGACGAAATCATCGGTTACATCCCAGAGTTATTTACCAATACCGACGCCGAAAAAGCCTTACCAGATATCGCAGTAAGCAGAGCGGAGCTTGAACCACTCTGGCAACAACAAATAGCGCAGTTCTGTGAGCAGATTGGTTTAGTTTTCCCCGAAGTGCAGTGGCAAGTCACTGGCGGACGTGAAGGGGTTCATTCCGAGCATCTTGGTTACCTGCTAACCGAGATGCAGTGTTTAGCCCGAAGCCACCCCACGGCCAAGTGGTAG
- the paaB gene encoding 1,2-phenylacetyl-CoA epoxidase subunit PaaB, with translation MSNSSSFYQTSELYEVFIRSARGLEHKHIGSLHAESAEQAITYARDVYIRRSEGLSIWVVKSSDVHSSQESDIAHFYDPMDDKPYRHAQFVQLPDAIKNM, from the coding sequence ATGAGTAATTCATCAAGCTTTTACCAAACCAGCGAGCTATACGAAGTATTTATCCGATCGGCTCGTGGTCTTGAACACAAACATATCGGCAGTTTGCATGCTGAAAGTGCTGAACAGGCAATAACCTATGCCCGAGATGTGTATATCCGCCGCAGTGAAGGCCTGAGTATTTGGGTAGTGAAATCTTCAGATGTTCATTCATCTCAAGAGAGCGATATCGCACATTTTTACGATCCGATGGACGATAAGCCCTACCGCCATGCGCAGTTTGTTCAACTGCCCGATGCCATTAAAAACATGTAG
- the paaA gene encoding 1,2-phenylacetyl-CoA epoxidase subunit PaaA, with amino-acid sequence MNITENQASESLANFEHKIAEEQKIEPKDWMPEAYRANLIRQMSQHAHSEVIGMQPEGNWITRAPSLLRKMILLAKVQDEAGHGLYLYSATETLGVSREEMVSALHEKKAKYASIFNYPSLSWADIGAIGWLVDGAAIVNQISLQLTSYGPYARAMVKICKEESFHQRQGYNILIQLCEGTPEQKLMAQDSLNRWWWPSLMMFGPHDSESANSQKSMKWKIKRQSNDDLRQKFIDQTVEQAEFLGLTIPDPDLRWNEERGHYDFGEIDWNEFKKVISGDGHCNRDRIKHHQQAHKEGDWVRAAMTAYATKKSIKNVA; translated from the coding sequence ATGAATATCACAGAAAATCAAGCAAGTGAGTCATTGGCAAATTTTGAACATAAAATTGCTGAAGAACAAAAAATAGAACCTAAAGATTGGATGCCTGAAGCTTATCGAGCCAATCTGATCCGCCAGATGTCTCAACATGCTCATTCAGAAGTAATAGGCATGCAGCCAGAAGGAAACTGGATCACTCGCGCGCCCAGCTTATTGCGCAAAATGATTCTGCTCGCCAAGGTACAAGATGAAGCTGGCCACGGTTTATATCTCTACAGCGCCACTGAGACCTTAGGTGTATCTCGTGAAGAGATGGTGTCGGCATTACATGAGAAGAAGGCAAAGTATGCTTCAATTTTTAACTACCCTTCATTGTCTTGGGCAGATATCGGCGCCATAGGTTGGCTAGTTGATGGCGCTGCTATCGTGAATCAAATTTCTCTGCAATTAACCTCATACGGACCTTACGCCAGAGCGATGGTAAAAATCTGTAAGGAGGAGAGTTTTCATCAGCGTCAAGGCTACAACATTCTTATTCAATTATGTGAGGGAACACCAGAGCAGAAACTCATGGCTCAAGATTCCCTTAACCGTTGGTGGTGGCCATCTTTAATGATGTTTGGCCCTCACGATAGTGAATCCGCTAATTCGCAAAAATCAATGAAATGGAAAATAAAGCGTCAATCCAATGATGATTTAAGACAGAAGTTCATTGACCAAACGGTTGAACAAGCAGAATTCCTTGGCTTAACCATTCCAGACCCTGATTTACGCTGGAACGAAGAAAGAGGTCATTACGATTTTGGTGAAATTGATTGGAATGAGTTTAAAAAGGTCATTTCAGGTGATGGTCATTGTAACCGAGATCGGATCAAGCATCACCAACAAGCCCATAAAGAAGGCGATTGGGTGCGCGCTGCAATGACAGCTTATGCAACAAAAAAATCAATTAAAAATGTCGCTTAA
- the pcaF gene encoding 3-oxoadipyl-CoA thiolase — MKDVFIYDAVRTPIGRYGGALSGVRADDLGALPIKALMGRNPKVDWQNIEELFYGCANQAGEDNRNVARMSGLLAGLPITVPGVTLNRLCGSGMDAVGTAARAIKSGEMSLAIAGGVESMSRAPLVINKAEKGFDRKMELFDTTMGWRFINVALKAEYGVDSMPETAENVAEAFSVSRADQDKFAYRSQQKTAAAVDEGRFENEIVSVSVKRGKQHLEFDTDEHFRRETSIDGLSELSAPFREGGSVTAGNASGINDGACALLLGDAEAQALYGLTPLAKVTAMATSGVEPRLMGIGPVSASRKALALAGLKIEQMDVIELNEAFAAQALAVLRELGVDDDDARVNPNGGAIALGHPLGMSGARLVTTAAYELQRRKGKYALCTMCIGVGQGIAIVLERL; from the coding sequence ATGAAAGATGTATTTATTTATGATGCAGTTAGAACCCCAATAGGTCGATACGGTGGCGCTTTATCCGGTGTACGAGCAGATGATCTGGGCGCCTTGCCGATCAAAGCCTTAATGGGTCGTAATCCCAAGGTCGATTGGCAAAATATCGAAGAGCTATTTTACGGCTGCGCTAACCAAGCAGGTGAAGACAACCGAAATGTCGCCAGAATGTCAGGACTACTAGCTGGCTTACCAATAACAGTTCCTGGGGTGACCTTAAACCGCTTGTGTGGTTCAGGAATGGATGCTGTCGGCACTGCAGCTAGGGCCATTAAATCCGGTGAAATGAGCCTTGCGATTGCCGGAGGAGTCGAGTCAATGTCCCGTGCGCCTTTAGTCATAAATAAAGCAGAAAAGGGCTTTGATCGCAAGATGGAACTATTTGATACCACCATGGGCTGGCGTTTTATTAATGTCGCTTTGAAAGCAGAATACGGTGTCGACTCTATGCCTGAAACCGCTGAAAACGTGGCCGAAGCATTTTCTGTTAGCCGTGCAGACCAAGATAAATTCGCCTATCGAAGCCAGCAAAAAACTGCAGCAGCAGTTGATGAAGGACGATTTGAAAACGAGATAGTGTCCGTGAGTGTAAAGCGGGGTAAACAACACCTTGAATTTGATACTGATGAGCATTTTCGTCGAGAGACCAGCATTGATGGCTTATCTGAGCTATCCGCTCCCTTTCGAGAAGGAGGCAGTGTGACTGCGGGTAACGCATCAGGGATCAATGATGGTGCATGCGCCCTGTTGCTCGGTGATGCCGAGGCGCAGGCGTTATACGGTTTAACTCCTCTTGCCAAAGTCACTGCCATGGCAACCTCCGGCGTTGAACCACGATTGATGGGTATTGGCCCTGTGTCAGCGAGCAGAAAAGCACTGGCACTTGCCGGACTCAAGATTGAACAGATGGATGTCATTGAACTGAATGAAGCCTTCGCAGCGCAAGCTCTAGCCGTACTAAGAGAGTTAGGTGTCGATGATGATGACGCGCGTGTGAATCCCAATGGCGGAGCCATTGCTTTAGGCCACCCACTAGGAATGAGTGGCGCACGATTAGTGACAACAGCAGCTTATGAATTGCAACGTCGAAAAGGAAAATATGCCTTATGTACCATGTGCATAGGCGTTGGTCAGGGGATTGCCATTGTTTTAGAACGGTTGTAA
- a CDS encoding hotdog fold thioesterase, translating into MQTDDCWCSGEIADQRARKIGIEMLENDQGSQRLGLKITKHNARQCQVEMSVTSNMTNGHDICHGGYIFSLADSALAFACNGVGVVAVTSAAQIDFMNAANLGDVLSAEATVKFRQGRQLICDVKICNQESQLIALCRGRQVSLNNRAQTQNTIGNNI; encoded by the coding sequence ATGCAAACAGATGATTGCTGGTGTAGCGGTGAAATTGCCGACCAAAGAGCCCGCAAAATAGGTATTGAGATGCTTGAGAATGACCAAGGTTCACAGCGACTTGGACTTAAGATCACCAAGCACAATGCTCGACAATGTCAGGTTGAAATGAGTGTCACATCAAACATGACCAATGGCCATGACATTTGCCATGGTGGGTATATTTTCTCTTTAGCTGACAGTGCATTGGCGTTTGCTTGCAATGGAGTAGGGGTTGTTGCGGTGACATCCGCAGCACAAATCGACTTTATGAACGCAGCAAATCTCGGGGACGTTCTATCGGCTGAGGCCACTGTTAAATTTCGTCAAGGACGTCAACTGATATGCGATGTAAAAATTTGTAATCAAGAGAGCCAACTCATCGCGCTTTGTCGTGGTCGCCAAGTGAGTCTCAATAACAGAGCGCAGACTCAAAATACTATAGGTAACAACATATGA